A genomic window from Dechloromonas sp. A34 includes:
- the flhB gene encoding flagellar biosynthesis protein FlhB, producing the protein MTAMAEESDLEKTEEPTGRRLEQAREKGQVPHSRELGTFLVLISAGAAFWMMGSWFMQRSMAITRKALSIEPEFMREPSLMLPRLVEISGDALLAFSPFFALLLLAAVLPPFFLNAFVFSTQALTPDLKRLNPLAGIGRMFSWGSLMELGKAVLKASLVGGVAILLIWKERDEIFGLLAEPLEAGLAHAGQLVTFSFLMLVATLILVVAADVPFQLWQYFDKLKMTKEEVKQEMKEMMGDPQLKGRIRSLQMQAARKRMMAAVPQADVIVTNPTHYAVALSYKAGMSAPKVVAKGMGAIALKIREVGMANAVPIMEAPPLARALHKHADLDREIPGALYNAVAEVLAYIYQLANWRQAGGAYPTPPRELPVPLELVPEAA; encoded by the coding sequence ATGACGGCTATGGCGGAAGAGAGCGACCTCGAGAAAACAGAAGAGCCTACTGGCCGCCGCCTAGAGCAGGCGCGCGAGAAGGGTCAGGTCCCCCATTCCCGCGAACTAGGTACTTTCCTGGTCCTGATCTCGGCCGGTGCCGCGTTCTGGATGATGGGCAGTTGGTTCATGCAGCGTTCCATGGCTATCACGCGCAAGGCCTTGTCGATTGAGCCCGAATTCATGCGCGAACCTTCTCTGATGTTGCCGCGCCTGGTGGAGATTTCCGGCGACGCCCTGCTTGCCTTCTCGCCCTTTTTTGCCTTGCTGCTCCTTGCCGCGGTGCTGCCGCCATTTTTCCTGAACGCCTTCGTGTTTTCAACGCAGGCGCTGACCCCCGATTTGAAGCGCCTGAATCCGCTGGCCGGCATCGGCCGGATGTTCTCCTGGGGAAGCCTGATGGAATTGGGCAAGGCGGTCCTCAAGGCCAGCCTGGTGGGTGGCGTTGCCATCCTGCTGATCTGGAAGGAGCGCGACGAGATCTTCGGCCTGCTGGCTGAGCCGCTCGAAGCCGGATTGGCGCATGCCGGGCAGCTGGTGACATTTTCTTTTCTGATGCTGGTCGCGACGCTGATCCTCGTTGTTGCAGCCGACGTGCCTTTCCAGCTCTGGCAGTACTTCGACAAGCTGAAAATGACCAAGGAAGAGGTCAAGCAGGAAATGAAGGAAATGATGGGCGACCCGCAGCTCAAGGGACGCATCCGTAGCCTGCAGATGCAGGCCGCCCGTAAGCGCATGATGGCGGCGGTGCCGCAGGCCGACGTGATCGTCACCAACCCGACGCACTATGCCGTGGCGCTGTCCTACAAGGCCGGAATGTCGGCACCCAAGGTGGTGGCCAAGGGAATGGGCGCGATTGCCCTGAAGATCCGAGAAGTCGGGATGGCGAACGCCGTACCGATCATGGAAGCGCCACCGCTGGCGCGGGCGCTGCACAAGCATGCCGACCTCGACCGCGAAATACCCGGCGCCCTCTATAACGCAGTTGCCGAAGTACTCGCCTACATCTATCAGCTGGCCAACTGGCGGCAGGCGGGCGGGGCCTATCCGACGCCCCCGCGTGAGTTGCCCGTGCCGCTAGAACTTGTGCCGGAGGCCGCATAA
- a CDS encoding chemotaxis protein produces MDLVENKNLLDSVDARTRLAGSNKMEILLFSLGTREIFGINVFKVREVGRTPHITKTPNMPRGVEGLISLRGNVIPVLSLAPFMQLDGVPPGLGKTMMVAEYSKRTLGFLVHEVDRIIRVDWERVKAPESVLSTNQGLITAVIELEGGGLVSILDVEQILANAFGEAMIVDITPARVSPDTTVFFVDDSIVARRKIAEVLDKLGVRHKHATNGMEAWTRLQGIAAHALQSGTNIRDEIRLILVDAEMPEMDGYVLTKNIKLDPRFEGVPVVMHSSLSSEANRAMGKSVGVDAYVAKFDAEALADTLRPLIER; encoded by the coding sequence ATGGATCTCGTCGAAAACAAGAATCTGCTCGATAGCGTCGATGCGCGTACCCGCCTGGCAGGCTCCAACAAAATGGAAATCCTGCTTTTTTCGCTGGGCACTCGCGAGATCTTCGGTATCAATGTGTTCAAGGTGCGTGAGGTTGGCCGGACGCCGCATATCACCAAGACGCCCAATATGCCGCGCGGCGTCGAGGGCTTGATTTCCCTGCGCGGAAACGTCATTCCAGTGCTTTCGCTTGCCCCTTTCATGCAGCTCGACGGCGTGCCGCCCGGCTTGGGCAAAACCATGATGGTGGCCGAGTATTCAAAGCGGACACTGGGGTTCCTGGTGCACGAGGTTGATCGCATCATTCGGGTGGACTGGGAGCGGGTCAAGGCGCCGGAAAGTGTCCTGTCCACGAATCAGGGGTTGATCACGGCCGTCATTGAGTTGGAAGGTGGCGGCCTGGTGTCCATTCTCGATGTCGAGCAGATTCTGGCCAACGCCTTTGGCGAAGCGATGATTGTCGACATCACGCCGGCGCGAGTCAGTCCGGATACCACCGTATTTTTTGTCGATGACTCGATCGTTGCCCGGCGCAAAATTGCCGAGGTTCTCGATAAACTCGGGGTGCGGCACAAGCATGCGACCAATGGCATGGAGGCCTGGACTCGTTTGCAGGGCATTGCCGCGCATGCGCTGCAGAGTGGAACCAATATCCGTGACGAGATTCGCCTGATCCTGGTCGACGCCGAAATGCCGGAAATGGATGGCTATGTGCTGACCAAGAATATCAAGCTGGATCCTCGCTTCGAGGGCGTGCCCGTCGTGATGCACTCTTCGCTCTCGTCGGAAGCCAATCGTGCCATGGGCAAGTCGGTGGGGGTGGATGCCTATGTTGCAAAATTTGATGCCGAGGCGCTGGCCGATACCTTGCGCCCGCTGATTGAACGATGA
- the flhF gene encoding flagellar biosynthesis protein FlhF yields the protein MQAPASPPPRRTEADVVPMEVMEEIRSLRKMVEQHLAGFAWGEASRSEPVKTDVLRQMLDAGFSPQFSRDLLTDLPVEMDAVQAMAWVKGAADRALFTIGNEGDIVDRGGVYALVGPTGVGKTTTTAKLAARCVLRHGPSKVALVTTDGYRIGAHEQLRIYGRILGVSVYLVKDAVELRQTLKELQHKHMVLIDTMGMSQKDKLVPELTDMLAGCDVQRLLLLSSTSRGDTLDDVVRAYEGDNLAGCILTKIDEAATLATPLDVIMRHGLKLHYVSNGQRVPEDLHLPNRGYLMHRAFKDVPESSPHKHTGVEPALMMANAGMVSVGGRRG from the coding sequence ATGCAGGCTCCGGCCAGCCCGCCGCCGCGCCGGACCGAGGCCGATGTCGTGCCGATGGAAGTCATGGAAGAAATCCGTTCCCTGCGCAAGATGGTCGAACAGCATCTGGCCGGTTTTGCCTGGGGCGAGGCCTCGCGTTCGGAACCCGTGAAAACCGATGTCCTGCGGCAGATGCTGGATGCCGGGTTTTCGCCACAGTTCTCACGCGACCTGCTGACCGATCTGCCGGTCGAAATGGATGCTGTCCAGGCCATGGCCTGGGTCAAGGGAGCGGCCGACCGCGCCTTGTTCACCATCGGCAACGAGGGTGACATCGTCGATCGCGGTGGCGTCTATGCTCTGGTCGGTCCGACCGGGGTCGGCAAGACGACGACGACCGCCAAGCTGGCGGCGCGCTGCGTCCTGCGCCATGGTCCGAGCAAGGTCGCGTTGGTGACAACTGACGGTTACCGGATTGGTGCCCACGAACAATTGCGCATCTACGGCCGGATCCTGGGGGTTTCGGTCTATCTGGTGAAGGACGCAGTCGAACTGCGCCAAACCCTGAAAGAGCTGCAGCACAAGCACATGGTCCTGATCGACACGATGGGCATGAGCCAGAAGGACAAGCTGGTGCCGGAACTCACCGACATGCTGGCCGGTTGCGATGTGCAGCGCCTGTTGTTGCTCTCGTCCACCTCGCGCGGTGATACGCTTGACGACGTTGTGCGTGCCTATGAAGGTGACAATCTGGCCGGCTGTATCCTAACCAAGATCGACGAGGCGGCTACCCTGGCAACGCCGCTCGACGTCATCATGCGCCACGGCCTGAAGCTACATTACGTTTCCAACGGTCAGCGCGTCCCGGAAGACCTGCATCTGCCCAATCGCGGCTACCTGATGCACCGTGCCTTCAAGGATGTGCCGGAAAGCTCTCCGCACAAGCATACCGGTGTCGAGCCTGCGCTGATGATGGCCAATGCCGGCATGGTTTCGGTCGGAGGTCGTCGTGGCTGA
- the cheY gene encoding chemotaxis response regulator CheY, which produces MAADPKMRFLVVDDFSTMRRIVRNLLKELGFTNVDEAEDGAIALQKLQAGGFEFVVTDWNMPNMDGLTLLQTIRATPNLKHLPVLMITAEAKKENIIAAAQAGASGYIVKPFTAGTLSEKLNKIFEKMGHA; this is translated from the coding sequence ATGGCAGCTGATCCAAAAATGAGATTTCTGGTGGTGGATGATTTTTCCACCATGCGTCGCATTGTTCGCAATCTGCTCAAAGAACTTGGCTTCACCAATGTGGACGAAGCTGAGGACGGTGCCATCGCCCTCCAGAAACTGCAGGCCGGGGGTTTCGAGTTTGTCGTGACTGACTGGAATATGCCCAACATGGACGGTCTGACTTTGTTGCAGACCATCCGTGCAACGCCCAATCTTAAGCATTTGCCTGTCCTGATGATTACTGCCGAGGCCAAGAAGGAAAACATCATTGCCGCAGCCCAGGCCGGAGCCAGCGGCTATATCGTCAAGCCTTTCACGGCGGGAACCTTGTCGGAAAAACTCAACAAGATTTTCGAGAAAATGGGCCACGCCTAA
- a CDS encoding chemotaxis protein CheA, with the protein MSDFAGMEDLLQDFLQEASDLLSDVDNKLVDLEKTPDDRGLLNDIFRGFHTVKGGAGFLNAAELVTLCHLTENLFDRLRNGELELTPELMDIIMAATKGVRDMFGELGQMVLPQPADPQVIAALKGVLSGEPPAAVATPDLGEGEPVASVAQAATVASGEPDWNVLHATLTGVSTAAAQGELITKAETETQQAVATTLATTAEGAAAAVAAQAGAPSAFGRRATDRPGGQPTTARRAEERGVRENTIRVDTSRLDQVLNLSGEIGLTKNRLTSLRADILAGKNDSETLHALDQAVSQLDLLVSDLQNSVMKTRMQPIGRLFQKYPRIARDLARQLGKDVELVLAGEETEVDKTMIEDLADPLIHLIRNAVDHGVEMPLERQAAGKPQKSLVRLEARQEGDHIVLIIADDGKGMSAERIRAKAVEKGLISEEEANTLDERQSLNLIFLPGFSTKSQISDVSGRGVGMDVVKTNIQKLNGSIEIRSEPGKGSIFIISLPLTLAILPVLLVLLGDQPFALPLSLVREILPIEQSRIQEVGGKETLVVRGEVLPAISLARMLGWPLTQYPEYGVFMQTAERSFILGVDSFAGRDDAVIKSLEDFRPKGVAGVTTLSNGQIVLILDMKELLADLGQHPDMAAGLRALDFA; encoded by the coding sequence ATGAGCGACTTTGCCGGAATGGAAGACCTACTGCAGGACTTTCTACAAGAGGCCTCCGATTTGCTGTCCGATGTGGACAACAAGCTGGTTGATCTTGAAAAGACGCCTGATGATCGCGGGCTGCTCAACGACATTTTTCGCGGGTTTCACACCGTCAAGGGAGGGGCCGGGTTTCTCAACGCCGCCGAACTCGTGACGCTGTGCCACCTCACCGAAAATCTGTTTGATCGCCTGCGCAATGGCGAATTGGAGCTGACTCCGGAGCTGATGGATATCATCATGGCGGCCACCAAAGGGGTGCGCGACATGTTTGGCGAGTTAGGCCAGATGGTGCTGCCGCAACCGGCGGATCCACAGGTTATCGCGGCGCTGAAGGGAGTTTTGAGCGGCGAGCCGCCGGCTGCTGTGGCGACTCCGGATTTGGGGGAGGGCGAGCCCGTTGCTTCGGTAGCGCAGGCGGCCACTGTGGCCTCGGGGGAGCCCGACTGGAATGTTTTGCACGCTACCTTGACTGGGGTCTCTACTGCTGCGGCGCAGGGCGAATTGATCACCAAGGCGGAAACCGAGACGCAGCAGGCCGTTGCGACAACGCTGGCGACGACGGCTGAGGGGGCAGCGGCCGCGGTTGCTGCCCAAGCGGGGGCGCCGTCGGCTTTTGGTCGGCGGGCAACTGACCGGCCGGGCGGGCAGCCCACCACGGCACGGCGCGCTGAAGAGCGCGGGGTCCGGGAAAACACAATACGGGTTGATACTTCACGCCTTGATCAGGTTTTGAACCTGTCGGGGGAAATTGGCCTGACCAAGAATCGACTGACCAGCTTGCGGGCCGATATCCTGGCCGGCAAGAACGATTCGGAAACGCTGCATGCACTCGATCAGGCGGTCAGCCAGCTCGACCTGCTGGTGTCCGATCTGCAGAATTCGGTAATGAAGACGCGGATGCAGCCGATTGGCCGGCTGTTCCAGAAATACCCGCGGATCGCTCGCGATCTGGCACGCCAGTTGGGCAAGGACGTTGAATTGGTGCTGGCTGGCGAGGAAACCGAAGTCGACAAGACGATGATCGAGGATCTCGCCGATCCGCTGATTCACCTGATTCGCAATGCAGTCGATCATGGTGTCGAAATGCCGCTCGAACGGCAGGCGGCAGGTAAGCCCCAGAAGAGCCTGGTGCGGTTGGAGGCGCGTCAGGAGGGGGATCATATCGTCCTGATCATTGCCGACGACGGCAAGGGTATGAGTGCCGAGCGCATCCGGGCTAAGGCGGTCGAGAAGGGTCTGATTTCCGAAGAGGAGGCCAATACTCTCGACGAACGGCAAAGTCTGAATTTGATTTTCCTGCCAGGGTTCTCGACCAAATCCCAGATTTCCGACGTTTCCGGGCGCGGAGTCGGGATGGATGTCGTCAAAACCAACATCCAGAAGCTCAACGGCTCGATCGAAATTCGCTCGGAGCCGGGCAAGGGATCGATCTTCATCATTTCCCTGCCGTTGACCCTGGCCATTCTGCCGGTGCTGCTGGTCCTGCTCGGCGATCAACCGTTCGCGTTGCCGCTGTCGCTGGTCCGGGAAATCCTGCCGATCGAGCAAAGCCGGATCCAGGAGGTCGGGGGTAAGGAGACCCTGGTCGTCCGCGGCGAGGTTTTGCCGGCCATCTCGCTGGCACGTATGCTGGGCTGGCCGCTGACGCAATATCCTGAATACGGCGTCTTCATGCAAACGGCCGAGCGCAGCTTCATTCTCGGCGTCGACAGCTTCGCTGGACGCGACGATGCGGTGATCAAGTCGCTTGAAGATTTCCGGCCGAAGGGAGTGGCGGGGGTGACCACGCTGTCGAACGGTCAGATTGTGTTGATTCTGGACATGAAAGAATTGCTGGCTGATCTCGGGCAGCATCCGGACATGGCTGCTGGTTTGCGGGCGCTCGACTTCGCCTGA
- the cheZ gene encoding protein phosphatase CheZ, whose translation MTANNDSNDLEALFDSIAADFSPPAPTPVAPKAPASVSAPSSDADSDDLQALFDSVAADAQAATAQGSDESDTDSSTDAWPQQEVVFNRIGHMARALHDTLGQLGYDKVLEKTVSALPDAKDRLAYVANLTEQAACRVLNATDIASPLVDDIENRSRALGAGWDKVFANQMGPEAFKQLATETRAFLNEQLPQKAQATHAQLTEIMMAQDFQDLTGQVIKKIVALAQELEAGLMTVLLEVVPETRRTDEVNSLMNGPVVNAEGRTDVVVNQEQVDDLLDSLGF comes from the coding sequence ATGACTGCAAATAACGATTCCAACGACCTCGAAGCCCTGTTCGACTCCATCGCAGCCGACTTTTCGCCGCCAGCGCCGACTCCCGTTGCTCCCAAGGCACCGGCCTCGGTCAGTGCTCCGTCGTCCGACGCCGATAGCGACGATTTACAGGCGCTGTTCGACAGCGTTGCGGCTGATGCGCAGGCTGCCACGGCGCAGGGCTCGGACGAGTCCGACACCGACTCGTCTACTGATGCCTGGCCACAGCAGGAAGTGGTGTTCAATCGTATCGGCCATATGGCCCGTGCGCTGCACGATACCCTCGGGCAGCTCGGGTACGACAAGGTGCTCGAAAAAACGGTATCGGCCCTGCCCGATGCCAAGGATCGCCTGGCCTATGTCGCCAACCTGACTGAGCAGGCAGCTTGCCGCGTGCTCAACGCCACCGATATTGCCAGTCCGCTGGTCGATGATATCGAAAACCGCTCGCGTGCACTCGGGGCTGGTTGGGACAAGGTATTTGCCAATCAAATGGGCCCGGAGGCATTCAAGCAATTGGCTACCGAAACCCGCGCCTTCCTGAATGAGCAGTTGCCGCAAAAGGCACAGGCCACGCACGCGCAACTGACCGAAATCATGATGGCGCAGGATTTTCAGGATCTGACTGGTCAGGTCATCAAGAAAATCGTTGCTTTGGCGCAGGAGCTGGAAGCTGGGCTGATGACCGTCCTCCTAGAGGTGGTGCCGGAAACCCGGCGGACCGACGAAGTGAATAGCCTGATGAATGGCCCGGTAGTGAATGCTGAAGGCCGCACCGACGTGGTGGTTAATCAGGAGCAGGTTGATGATTTGCTTGATAGCCTCGGTTTCTGA
- a CDS encoding chemotaxis protein, producing MSELLKNIDARTKLAGTNKLEILLFFLGVDQRTGRRETYGINVFKVREVMRTPVITAAPDMPASVEGMVSLRGALVPVIDLAKYSGISAGTPREIMIVTEYNGHTQGFLVEGVDTILRLDWSKMRVPPEMLTAQTGGLVTAVTELEDGRLVMMMDVEKVLSETTSIDNEIMFRGVVPLDRPDATVFYCDDSSVARKQIERTLTVMGVKGVSAVNGRKMWEEMEKVATYAQSIGKLPSDIINLVLTDIEMPEMDGYILTKQIKSDPRFNGIPVIMHSSLSGMSNQKLGLSVGVDEYVPKFEPQRLSETLARRLGVENVPVKAA from the coding sequence ATGTCTGAGTTGCTGAAGAATATTGATGCGCGTACCAAGCTTGCTGGAACCAACAAGCTGGAAATCCTGTTGTTTTTTCTTGGCGTGGATCAGCGAACCGGCCGTCGGGAAACATACGGCATCAATGTCTTCAAGGTCCGCGAGGTGATGCGGACGCCGGTGATTACCGCTGCGCCCGACATGCCGGCATCGGTCGAGGGGATGGTCAGCCTGCGCGGAGCGCTGGTGCCAGTGATTGATCTGGCCAAGTATTCGGGAATTTCCGCTGGAACGCCCCGGGAGATCATGATCGTCACCGAGTACAACGGCCATACCCAGGGCTTCCTTGTCGAGGGAGTCGACACCATCCTGCGTCTCGACTGGAGCAAGATGCGGGTTCCTCCTGAGATGTTGACGGCACAGACCGGCGGCTTGGTGACGGCGGTGACCGAGCTGGAAGATGGTCGCCTGGTGATGATGATGGACGTCGAGAAAGTGCTTTCCGAAACGACCAGCATCGACAACGAAATCATGTTTCGTGGCGTGGTTCCGCTGGATCGCCCGGACGCAACTGTTTTTTATTGTGACGATTCAAGTGTGGCGCGCAAACAGATCGAACGCACCCTGACTGTCATGGGGGTCAAGGGTGTCAGTGCTGTCAATGGTCGCAAGATGTGGGAAGAGATGGAAAAAGTCGCGACCTATGCCCAGTCCATCGGCAAGCTGCCGTCCGATATTATCAATCTGGTGCTGACGGATATCGAAATGCCGGAAATGGATGGCTACATCCTGACCAAACAAATCAAATCGGATCCACGGTTCAACGGGATTCCGGTCATCATGCATTCATCGCTTTCCGGGATGTCGAACCAGAAGCTAGGCCTTTCCGTCGGGGTCGATGAATATGTTCCCAAGTTCGAGCCGCAAAGACTGTCGGAAACCCTGGCACGTCGTCTTGGCGTGGAAAATGTGCCGGTCAAGGCTGCATAA
- a CDS encoding STAS domain-containing protein gives MENRMQANVLKEANKTVIKLNGRFDFNTHREFRAAYEPLVSDADTHAVIVDFSGVDYLDSSALGMLLMLRDKLGGAGKEVALTGVRGNVKQVLDIANFGKLFPIS, from the coding sequence TTGGAAAATCGCATGCAAGCTAATGTCCTCAAGGAAGCCAACAAAACCGTGATCAAACTGAACGGCCGATTCGACTTCAATACGCATCGCGAGTTTCGGGCGGCTTACGAGCCATTGGTCAGCGATGCGGACACCCATGCGGTCATCGTTGATTTTTCCGGCGTTGACTATCTCGACAGTTCGGCGTTGGGCATGTTGTTGATGTTGCGCGATAAATTGGGCGGGGCCGGCAAGGAAGTGGCATTGACCGGGGTGCGCGGTAATGTCAAACAGGTACTTGATATTGCCAATTTTGGCAAGCTTTTCCCGATTTCCTGA
- a CDS encoding MinD/ParA family ATP-binding protein yields MADFRVDQAAGLRRLLGGGQQLQVVTFVAGCEGVGRSVAVANLGVALARLGKEVLIIDEHASRDDIASSFGLVSRYDLLNVVQRELALSQVLLQPMQGLRVLPAAKAVRKLGRLSLPQQQTLLDAMSGLERPIDIILVDACMAHPNGFSPFGLASQEAVVVLSGNSASITEAYSLIKKVSHAFARKHFRILVNKVRSQPDARSIYENIAQVAAQRGIARLDYAGAIPLDESLRQSFQLGRPVLIQAPDSASAAAFRDIASDLLYWQRGEGETGGVEHFMQQLLHLSQRITPNVLRA; encoded by the coding sequence GTGGCTGACTTCCGCGTTGACCAGGCGGCCGGACTGCGCCGCCTGCTCGGAGGTGGTCAGCAGTTGCAGGTGGTGACCTTCGTCGCCGGTTGCGAGGGGGTCGGGCGCAGCGTCGCGGTCGCCAACCTCGGTGTCGCACTGGCGCGTCTCGGCAAAGAGGTGCTGATCATCGACGAGCATGCCTCGCGCGACGACATTGCCTCATCGTTCGGCTTGGTTTCCCGCTACGACCTGCTCAATGTGGTGCAGCGCGAATTGGCCCTGTCGCAGGTTCTGCTTCAGCCGATGCAAGGCCTGCGCGTGCTGCCGGCCGCCAAGGCAGTTCGCAAACTGGGCCGTCTCTCCTTGCCGCAGCAGCAGACCCTGCTCGATGCGATGTCCGGTCTGGAGCGCCCGATCGACATCATTCTGGTCGATGCCTGCATGGCCCACCCCAACGGCTTCTCGCCTTTCGGTCTGGCCTCGCAGGAGGCCGTGGTCGTGCTGTCCGGCAATAGCGCCTCGATCACCGAGGCCTATTCGCTGATCAAGAAAGTCAGTCACGCCTTTGCGCGCAAGCACTTCCGCATTTTGGTGAACAAGGTGCGCAGTCAGCCGGATGCCCGTTCGATCTACGAAAATATCGCTCAGGTCGCAGCGCAGCGTGGTATCGCCCGTCTTGACTATGCTGGCGCCATTCCTCTCGACGAGTCCCTGCGTCAGTCCTTCCAGCTCGGTCGCCCGGTTCTGATCCAGGCGCCCGATTCCGCATCGGCCGCCGCCTTCCGCGATATCGCCTCCGATCTGCTCTACTGGCAGCGTGGCGAAGGCGAGACCGGCGGGGTCGAACATTTCATGCAGCAACTGCTACACTTGAGCCAACGCATAACCCCGAACGTACTACGAGCCTGA
- the flhA gene encoding flagellar biosynthesis protein FlhA, with translation MAASSLSMQGILGRLTGTQIAAPVLILMILSMMVLPLPAFVLDLFFTFNIAISVLVLLVAVNTQKTLDFSVFPTVLLVTTLMRLSLNVASTRVVMLEGHTGPDAAGKVIEAFGHFLVGGNFAVGIIVFIILVVINFVVITKGAGRVAEVAARFTLDAMPGKQMAIDADLNAGLIGEEDARRRRSEISREAEFFGSMDGASKFVRGDAIAGIVIMLLNVVGGLIVGVLQHDMAIAQAAKNYTLLTIGDGLVAQIPGLIISIAAGMVVTRVSDDRDIGQQVVSQMFGNSKAIAITAAIVGTLGLIPGMPNLVFLLLASTLGWLAWTMAKAERTIVETPVKVAPAPMQEAVEASWSDVAPLDVLGLEVGYRLIPLVDKSQDGELLRRIRGIRKKFAQEVGFLVSPVHIRDNLELKPNAYRILLKGVEVGTGEAFAGQFLAINPGRVAGTLNGAATKDPAFGLPAVWIDAAQREQAQAYGYTVVDASTVVATHLNHLILTHAAELLGRQEVQQLLDHLAKDMPKLVEDLVPKVLPLGTLQKVLQNLLDEGVHIRDMRTVIETVADHATRTQNADELTTQVRNALGRAIVQQIFPGNAEMQVMSLDPTLERLLAQAVSGGSDNTSFEPGLADTLVRETAAAAQRQEGLGLPAVLLVPASLRLLLSRFLRRTVPQLKVLAHNEVPENRIIKVTSVIGGRT, from the coding sequence ATGGCCGCCTCCTCACTCAGCATGCAGGGCATCCTCGGGCGTCTGACCGGCACGCAGATTGCTGCACCGGTACTGATCCTGATGATCCTGTCGATGATGGTCCTGCCCTTGCCGGCCTTCGTCCTGGATTTGTTTTTCACCTTCAACATCGCCATCTCGGTGCTCGTGCTGCTGGTCGCCGTCAATACTCAGAAAACTCTCGATTTCTCGGTGTTTCCCACCGTCTTGCTGGTGACGACCCTGATGCGGCTGTCGCTCAATGTCGCCTCGACCCGAGTCGTGATGCTCGAAGGCCACACCGGTCCGGATGCCGCCGGCAAAGTGATCGAGGCCTTCGGTCACTTCCTGGTCGGGGGTAATTTTGCGGTCGGGATCATCGTTTTCATAATTCTCGTCGTGATCAACTTCGTCGTGATCACCAAGGGTGCCGGGCGGGTTGCCGAAGTCGCCGCCCGCTTCACCCTCGATGCCATGCCCGGCAAGCAGATGGCCATCGATGCCGACCTCAATGCCGGGCTGATCGGTGAAGAGGACGCTCGTCGCCGTCGTTCCGAGATTTCCCGCGAAGCCGAGTTCTTTGGCTCGATGGATGGTGCTTCGAAGTTCGTGCGTGGCGACGCGATCGCCGGCATCGTCATCATGTTGCTCAATGTTGTCGGCGGCTTGATCGTCGGGGTCCTTCAGCACGACATGGCGATAGCCCAGGCCGCCAAGAACTACACCTTGCTGACCATTGGCGATGGCTTGGTGGCGCAGATCCCCGGCCTGATCATTTCGATTGCCGCCGGCATGGTCGTCACCCGGGTCTCCGATGATCGCGATATCGGCCAGCAGGTGGTGAGCCAGATGTTCGGCAACAGCAAGGCGATTGCCATTACCGCCGCGATCGTCGGCACCCTCGGTCTGATCCCGGGTATGCCGAACCTGGTCTTCCTGCTCCTGGCGTCGACCTTGGGCTGGCTGGCCTGGACGATGGCGAAGGCCGAACGGACGATCGTCGAAACACCGGTCAAAGTCGCGCCGGCACCGATGCAGGAAGCGGTCGAGGCCAGCTGGAGCGATGTCGCACCGCTCGATGTGCTTGGTCTGGAAGTGGGCTATCGCCTGATTCCACTGGTCGACAAGTCGCAGGATGGCGAGTTGCTGCGGCGTATCCGTGGGATTCGCAAGAAATTTGCCCAGGAAGTTGGCTTCCTGGTGTCGCCGGTCCATATCCGCGACAACCTCGAATTGAAGCCGAATGCCTACCGCATCCTGCTCAAGGGGGTCGAAGTCGGCACCGGCGAGGCTTTTGCCGGTCAGTTCCTGGCCATCAACCCGGGACGCGTTGCCGGAACGCTCAACGGTGCAGCGACCAAGGACCCGGCCTTCGGCCTGCCGGCGGTGTGGATCGATGCCGCCCAGCGCGAGCAGGCCCAGGCCTATGGCTACACTGTGGTCGATGCCTCGACTGTGGTCGCCACCCATCTCAATCACCTGATCCTGACGCACGCCGCCGAATTGCTGGGACGTCAGGAAGTGCAGCAACTGCTTGATCACCTGGCCAAGGACATGCCCAAGCTGGTCGAAGATCTGGTGCCCAAGGTGCTGCCCCTGGGCACGCTGCAAAAAGTTTTGCAGAACCTGCTCGACGAGGGCGTCCATATCCGTGATATGCGTACCGTCATCGAGACGGTGGCCGATCACGCCACACGTACCCAGAATGCCGACGAACTCACGACCCAGGTCCGCAATGCATTGGGCCGGGCGATTGTCCAGCAGATCTTCCCGGGTAATGCCGAAATGCAGGTCATGTCGCTCGATCCCACCCTGGAACGGCTGCTGGCTCAAGCCGTCAGCGGCGGATCGGATAACACCAGTTTCGAGCCCGGGCTGGCGGATACGCTGGTCCGCGAGACTGCGGCGGCGGCCCAACGACAGGAAGGCCTGGGGCTGCCCGCCGTCCTGCTCGTTCCGGCCAGCCTGCGCCTGCTGCTTTCCCGTTTCCTGCGCCGCACCGTGCCGCAACTGAAGGTGCTGGCCCATAACGAAGTTCCAGAAAATCGAATTATCAAGGTGACCTCGGTTATCGGAGGTAGAACATGA